The Virgibacillus siamensis sequence ATAACGTCGGGTATTAGTCCGGGCAAAACTTCAATACAATCCGGGTGAAACCGGTCAATCATTTTGATGTTCTGCTCAAGCGCCAGACTGTCAAGGAGGAATACCCGCTGTACCGCAAGCAGTTGATGCTTTTTGGCAAATTTGATAATGTTTCCCCTTGTTGAAAGGATCCCATACGGCTTAATTTCCCGAACAAGGAATTCCATCCCGTAATCGTCAGCCTTAAGCCCTTGAATCAAATCTACATGAATCAACGCTTTCTTGCCGGCCCGTTTGGAATAATCCACAAGACTTTTCAGCTGGGAAAGACGTGTTTCCAAAAAAACAACAAATTCATGGTTGGATTCCAGCGCTTTTTCAAAATCTTTCATTCTTCTCACTGCCGGAACAATTCCTGCTGGTATTTCCATTCAATAACCACCTTATCTTATAACTCTTCCTCTTTTGAACGCCGCTCCATCTCTTCTTTTGTAAAAATTATTTTCATCGGGTTTCCGCCGACAAACGCCCCGGGAGGAACATCCTTATGTACCAGTGAACCTGCTGAAACCACCGCCCCATCCCCTATCGTTACACCGGGGAGAACCGTTGAGTTCGCACCAATCATCACACCATCACCGATAGTAACTTTGCCGATCCGATATTCCTTTATTAAATATTCATGTGCTAAAATAGTTGTATTATAACCAATTACGCTGTTGGAACCGACCGTTATTTTTTCCGGAAACATAATGTCCGGCATGACCATCAAGGCAAATGCCGTTTTCGATCCGACGTTCATACGCAAAAATGTCCGGTAAATCCAATTTTTAACAGATAAAAATGGGGTGTACCGGGCAATTTGGATAACAATAAAATTTTTAGTTACTTTCCAAAAAGGTACCGTCTTATATATTTTCCACAGCGAATTGGCATCTTTTACGTAATAACGATCGGTTTTGCGCATGATTCACACTCCTGCAATTTTCAATAAATCCCGCATATCATCCAGCATGTATGTCGGTTCATACGAAAGCAGTTTTTCCCTGCCTTTTAAGGACCAGGCCACACCGGCAGTACGAACCCCGGCATTTTTTCCTGCTTCAATGTCATGATGATTATCACCGACCATCAAGGTTGATTCAGCACTTGCCTCCATTGCCTGCATTGCTTTTAAAACAGGTTCAGGATGTGGTTTGGCATGATTCACATCATCTAAGGCAATAATAGTTTCAAAAAAATGATCCAATCCTGTAACTTTCAGCCCCATATCAACAGTTCGACGCATTTTAGTCGTAACGATTCCAATTTGAATAGGCTTTTCCCGTAATTTTTCAAGTGTCTCTGCAACATAAGGAAATGCAATCACGTAGTCATCATGGTGCTTCAGGTTATGTTTTCGGTATGCGGCAACCATTTCATCTGCCCGATTTTGATCAACTTGAAGAAAAGAATCCCTGAGGGGCGGGCCGATAAATTCTGCTGCATCGTCACGTGTCAGGTCTTTTCCAAATTGATTGAATGTATGCATAAATGATTCGATAATCAGTTCATTTGTATCGATTAGTGTTCCATCCAAATCAAAGAGTATTGTACGAATGTTCATGTGATGTGTCCTTTCTTTTTTGTTTTTCCATTCGTTTCCAAGTAAAGGCTACTGCCATAGTCAGTAAGATTGCTGTAACCAAACGAATTACAAGGAGAGGTAAGACAGGTATTCCGAGTGGTACAAATACCAGCGTATCTTCCACAACCGCATGGCACGATACAAGGAATATCAATGCCAGATACATATCACGGCGGGATACACCATCTTCCTCAACAGCCTGTATCATCATTCCGGCACCATATGCAAGACCAATTGTCAGTCCGGTGACCAGTGTCATGGATGTATTTTTTTCCATGCCTAAAAGCCTGGTAAAAGGGGCAAGCTTATTAGAAACAATTTGCAGCCACCCTTTTTCACGCAGAACCTGCATAACCATCATCAGCGGAATAACAATTAGTGCAAGTTGCAATATTGCCAGAAATGCTGTTTGCAAACCTTGAATGATAATTTCAGTCAATCCATCAGGCACTGAATTGGCTGTTGAAATCATTCCATATGCTGCCATATTATTTCCACCTGACCAGAATAGGTTAATCACTGCGGCGGACATGATTGCCAGCGATATGCGGATTCCTGAAATCAACCACCCATTCACACCGGCTTTGGAAGCTAAAGTCGATTCGATGAACAGGTTATGGGAAAATGACATCATAACAGCCATTATAAAAACTTCTTTTACCGTAAAATCAAATGACACAATCGCAGCAATACCGGCATAAAGATTAAGTGCATTTCCCAGCACGAGCGGAACTGCAGCTTCCCCGGATAAACCGAATAATGCCATTAATGGACTGATTTTCTCAATAAGCCACGGCAGTACCGGTGTATGCTGTAAAATGGTCACAATAAGTGTTATTGGAAAAATGACTTTTCCCAATGTCCAGGTAACTGATAATCCTTGCTGAAACCCACGAATTAAAATTCCTTTCAACACTTGTTCCCTCTTTTCGAAACGATTCTTATTTCTTAACCTCTTCCCCGTTATAACGGCGTTTTGCCATTCCCGAGACACGACGATAAATAATCAGCCCTGCCGTGAATAGAATCAATACAACGGAGATAAGCTGGGCCATGCGAATGTCAGTCCCCGGAATATACAAACTGTCGGTTCGCATTCCCTCGATAAAAAAGCGGCCAGCCGAATAAGCAATCACATAACTGAGAAAAACCTCTCCGCGTATTGGATTGTATCTGCGGAAAAGAAGCAGAAAAACGAAAATTAACAAGTTCCATACAGATTCATACAGAAATGTCGGATGATACATCGTCCCCTCAATACACATCTGATTCATAATAAAATCAGGTAAATATTGATGGAAACTGTTGAATGTCGCTTCTGAAATCGGTCCGCCATGTGCTTCCTGATTCATAAAGTTTCCCCAGCGGCCAATCGCCTGCCCCAGAATAAGACTTGGGGCAATGATATCTGCCAGTTGCCAAAACGATACCTTTTTCACACGAGTATATATGATGGCTGTCAAAACAGAACCGATCAATGCACCATGAATGGCGATTCCGCCTTCCCAGACAGCAAACACATCCCACCACGGAGCACCAACATACCGGTCCCATTCGAAAACCACGTAATAAATTCGTGCAAATATGATAGCAGCCGGAATAGCAAAAACAATCAAATCGATGATCAGATCCTTATGAAGTCCAAGCCGGTCTGCTTCCTTTGTCGCTAAGTACAATCCAATAAAAACACCAAAGGCAATAATAACGCCATACCAATAAATTGTTAAAGGACCAAGCTCAAGAAATACCCGGTCCAATGAAGGTGCATTACAACTCAATATAACCAGCTCCTATTCCGTTTCATCGTTTCCCTGATCAATCATCGCTGTCAGCCGTTCAGAAAATTCCTCAGCAGCATTTACACCCATCCGCTTCAGTCTGAAGTTCATAGCCGCAACCTCAATAATGACAGCAAGGTTTCTTCCGGGACGAACGGGAATGGTCGCCTTTGGAAGGCTGACGTCCATGATTTTCATTCTTTCTTCATCAAGTCCGAGCCGATCATACTGTTTATTCTCATCCCATAATTCCAGATTAATGATCAGTGAAATTTTTTTATAACTGCGGACTGCACCCGCACCAAACAGTGTCATAACATTAATAATTCCCAGCCCGCGTATTTCAAGCAGATGTTCAATCAATGGAGGCGGGTTCCCAATAAGTCTGTCATAATCTTCCTGACGAATTTCAACACTATCGTCCGCCACAAGTCTGTGTCCGCGCTTTACGAGCTCCAGTGCTGTTTCACTTTTACCGACACCACTTTGACCAGTTATTAACACGCCAACACCATAAATATCCACTAAAACACCGTGGATAGCCGTAAATGGGGCAAATTTTGCCTCCAGATAGTTCGTCAGTCTGCTGATTACCCGGGTTGTCGTGCGTGGTGAGTGCAAAATGGGCACACCCGATTCGTTGGCTGCGTCAAGCATCGCCTGGGGTATTTCCATGCCGCGTGAAATCACAATACCCGGAGTAATATCAGTGCATAGCTGTTCCATACGCTCTTTTTGATGTTCAGGAGTTAAATCCAAAAAATACGCCATTTCGGTTTTGCCAATCAACTGCAGGCGTTCCATTGGATAGTAGTTGAAATAACCGGTCATCTCAATTCCCGGTCTTGATATGTCACTTGTCGTTATTTCCCTATGTATACCGTCTTCTCCTGCCACCAAGGTTAAATTAAAGTTTTCCAGCAGGTCTTTTGTACGTACTTTTGCCATTATTGTACCCTCCAGTTGATTCCCTGATACTGATGTTTATTGTAGCATATTTTGACCATACTCAGTACAGCATGTTTAAAAATGGTTTATTAAAAAAACGGCTAGTTAACGCATATAGGCAGAAAAATAAATCGCAGGGGGACTCCTTGCGATTTATTCTTTCGTAACAGTATCCTTTACAAGCCGGTTTAACAGCAGATTTAATATGGAGATAATGACAGCTGCAATGATAGCTGTACCAAAACCATCAATAACAAACGATTCATCCATAATGCCCTGAGTGAGCATCAGTGTGATCGCATTAATGACAAAGAGAAATAAACCGAGCGACACAACCGTGATCGGCAATGTCAAAACAATTAAGATTGGTTTAACAATCACATTCAATATTGCCAGAATGATACTTGCGAGCAGTGCGGTACCAAAACCGGCAACATGAAACGATTCAAATAATTGCGCAACAACAATCAATGCAACAGCATTCAGAAAAATAGACAAAAGCCATCGGAACAGCATCAACGTACCTCCCGCTCATTTGGTACAACGAAAATACAGACAATATATACGAATACGCCGAACGCACCAAACAAAACACTTACCGCAAAGAGCAGCCGTACAATGGTTGCATCAATGTTGAAATATTCCGCGATGCCTGAACAAACACCCGCCAGCATACGATTGGATTCTGACCGGTATAAACGTTTCGACATACGAACCCCGCTCCCTTTTGGTTATTTTTCAAAATCCCATATAAAAAAGTATTCATTACCTAAATGCTTTTTGGCCCGATCCTGTAATTCACTGTTCGTGGTTTGACTGTTTCTTATATTACTTAGAACACCACTTGCCTGGGATTTATGTGACTGGATTGCTTCCATTTTTTCATCAAAATAATCCGTAACATCATTTTTCACTTGCGGAACACCAATCTCCTCAAAATAATTATTCGTAATCGCCTGTGCCCAAACGGTTGGGCGTTTTTCCGGCGCCATCAGCCGCACAGCCTCAATCGCTGCTGCCCCGAGAGCGTTATGATCAGGGTGCACTGCATGCTCCGGATAGTGTGTAATAACAAGACTTGGTCTGATTTCTTCCAGAATAGCTTTCAAATGTTGCGCCACTTCATCCCTATCCTCAAATTCCAATGTTTTATCACGATACCCGAGCATACGCAGGTCGATATCCAGCTTCTTGCAAGCTTCCTTCAACTCCTCTTTTCTGATTTCCGGAAGACTTTCACGGTTTGCAAATGTGGGATTACCCATGTTCCTGCCCATCTCTCCAAGCGTACCGCATAAATAGGTTACAGGCACACCTTGCCGACGAAATTTCGTAATCGTACCAGCAGCACCGAATGATTCGTCATCCGGATGCGGATATATAACAACAACGTGTTTCTCCATCTCTTTCACCTAATCCTTTCTTTAATGCCGAAATGGTGTTTCACTTATTTGCAGCGATACCATCAACCGGCCTTCCCGGTCGTGCCCTGCAAGCAAGAGCTGATTTTTACCGTGAATGGTCCAGTCAGTCAACCCTTCCGCATAGATCCATCCAATATCCATCTTTAATCCGGCACGATATGTTTTACCATTCCCCACAATTTTTGCTTGTGAAAAATTCACCTTTGCATTACGGATATAAGCCCCCACCGTATATGCTTTATCATCAAAATGGCTGGCATATGCCCCGTTTGTCGTTTCCAAATGGACATAAACATCTTTATTCACAAAGCTCTCCAGCCACTTCTGCACTTCCAATTGTTCAATTGGTTTCATCTGTATGTTCCTCCCTGCTAACCATCTCTTTTTACCTTATCGAAACACCTGTATCGCGTCAAAAATT is a genomic window containing:
- a CDS encoding phage holin family protein, producing the protein MLFRWLLSIFLNAVALIVVAQLFESFHVAGFGTALLASIILAILNVIVKPILIVLTLPITVVSLGLFLFVINAITLMLTQGIMDESFVIDGFGTAIIAAVIISILNLLLNRLVKDTVTKE
- a CDS encoding nucleoside recognition domain-containing protein, with product MKGILIRGFQQGLSVTWTLGKVIFPITLIVTILQHTPVLPWLIEKISPLMALFGLSGEAAVPLVLGNALNLYAGIAAIVSFDFTVKEVFIMAVMMSFSHNLFIESTLASKAGVNGWLISGIRISLAIMSAAVINLFWSGGNNMAAYGMISTANSVPDGLTEIIIQGLQTAFLAILQLALIVIPLMMVMQVLREKGWLQIVSNKLAPFTRLLGMEKNTSMTLVTGLTIGLAYGAGMMIQAVEEDGVSRRDMYLALIFLVSCHAVVEDTLVFVPLGIPVLPLLVIRLVTAILLTMAVAFTWKRMEKQKRKDTSHEHSYNTL
- a CDS encoding YojF family protein, whose protein sequence is MKPIEQLEVQKWLESFVNKDVYVHLETTNGAYASHFDDKAYTVGAYIRNAKVNFSQAKIVGNGKTYRAGLKMDIGWIYAEGLTDWTIHGKNQLLLAGHDREGRLMVSLQISETPFRH
- the hprK gene encoding HPr(Ser) kinase/phosphatase, translating into MAKVRTKDLLENFNLTLVAGEDGIHREITTSDISRPGIEMTGYFNYYPMERLQLIGKTEMAYFLDLTPEHQKERMEQLCTDITPGIVISRGMEIPQAMLDAANESGVPILHSPRTTTRVISRLTNYLEAKFAPFTAIHGVLVDIYGVGVLITGQSGVGKSETALELVKRGHRLVADDSVEIRQEDYDRLIGNPPPLIEHLLEIRGLGIINVMTLFGAGAVRSYKKISLIINLELWDENKQYDRLGLDEERMKIMDVSLPKATIPVRPGRNLAVIIEVAAMNFRLKRMGVNAAEEFSERLTAMIDQGNDETE
- a CDS encoding glycerol-3-phosphate responsive antiterminator, which encodes MEIPAGIVPAVRRMKDFEKALESNHEFVVFLETRLSQLKSLVDYSKRAGKKALIHVDLIQGLKADDYGMEFLVREIKPYGILSTRGNIIKFAKKHQLLAVQRVFLLDSLALEQNIKMIDRFHPDCIEVLPGLIPDVIGELTEQANKPVIAGGLIRSREDVGHALAGGAVAVTTSNTSLWKE
- the lgt gene encoding prolipoprotein diacylglyceryl transferase, which translates into the protein MSCNAPSLDRVFLELGPLTIYWYGVIIAFGVFIGLYLATKEADRLGLHKDLIIDLIVFAIPAAIIFARIYYVVFEWDRYVGAPWWDVFAVWEGGIAIHGALIGSVLTAIIYTRVKKVSFWQLADIIAPSLILGQAIGRWGNFMNQEAHGGPISEATFNSFHQYLPDFIMNQMCIEGTMYHPTFLYESVWNLLIFVFLLLFRRYNPIRGEVFLSYVIAYSAGRFFIEGMRTDSLYIPGTDIRMAQLISVVLILFTAGLIIYRRVSGMAKRRYNGEEVKK
- the ppaX gene encoding pyrophosphatase PpaX, coding for MNIRTILFDLDGTLIDTNELIIESFMHTFNQFGKDLTRDDAAEFIGPPLRDSFLQVDQNRADEMVAAYRKHNLKHHDDYVIAFPYVAETLEKLREKPIQIGIVTTKMRRTVDMGLKVTGLDHFFETIIALDDVNHAKPHPEPVLKAMQAMEASAESTLMVGDNHHDIEAGKNAGVRTAGVAWSLKGREKLLSYEPTYMLDDMRDLLKIAGV
- a CDS encoding acyltransferase; the protein is MRKTDRYYVKDANSLWKIYKTVPFWKVTKNFIVIQIARYTPFLSVKNWIYRTFLRMNVGSKTAFALMVMPDIMFPEKITVGSNSVIGYNTTILAHEYLIKEYRIGKVTIGDGVMIGANSTVLPGVTIGDGAVVSAGSLVHKDVPPGAFVGGNPMKIIFTKEEMERRSKEEEL
- the bshB2 gene encoding bacillithiol biosynthesis deacetylase BshB2; its protein translation is MEKHVVVIYPHPDDESFGAAGTITKFRRQGVPVTYLCGTLGEMGRNMGNPTFANRESLPEIRKEELKEACKKLDIDLRMLGYRDKTLEFEDRDEVAQHLKAILEEIRPSLVITHYPEHAVHPDHNALGAAAIEAVRLMAPEKRPTVWAQAITNNYFEEIGVPQVKNDVTDYFDEKMEAIQSHKSQASGVLSNIRNSQTTNSELQDRAKKHLGNEYFFIWDFEK
- a CDS encoding PspC domain-containing protein, with the translated sequence MSKRLYRSESNRMLAGVCSGIAEYFNIDATIVRLLFAVSVLFGAFGVFVYIVCIFVVPNEREVR